The Plasmodium relictum strain SGS1 genome assembly, chromosome: 9 genome window below encodes:
- the CEN4 gene encoding centrin-4, putative, which yields MIIENNKEFTVNEDIEKEIFECFSLFDTNKCGYIDIREFYFALKSLGLNFKKEEVKSLFLQIKKTTDDKLNFDEFFDIASKNIHKRYNDEEIEQIFSLFDPNDTGKITLNSLRKVCTDIGENISDNELNHMIEYADKNNDKVIDKEEFKKVLFSAWNNDPLSDIDSD from the exons ATgataattgaaaataataaagaattcACTGTTAATGAAGAcattgaaaaagaaatttttgagtgtttttctttatttgatACAAATAAATGTGGTTATATTGATATAAGagaattttattttgctTTAAAATCATTAGGCttgaattttaaaaaagaagaagtaaaaagtttatttttacaaataaaaaaaactactgatgataaattaaattttgatgaattttttgatatagcttcaaaaaatattcataaaagATACAATGATGAAGAAATAGaacaaatattttctttatttgatCCAAATGATACTg GCAAAATAACATTAAATTCTTTAAGAAAAGTTTGTACTGATATAg gTGAGAATATCAGTGATAACGAATTAAATCATATGATTGAATATGCTGATAAAAACAACGATAAGGTAATTGATAAAGAAGAATTCAAAAAGGTTTTATTTAGTGCATGGAATAATGATCCATTAAGTGATATAGATTCAGactaa
- the H2B gene encoding histone H2B, putative, whose protein sequence is MVSKKPIKAKKSATAAPDAKKKRKKSRYDSYGLYIFKVLKQVHPDTGISKKSMNIMNSFLVDTFEKIATEASRLCKYTRRDTLSSREIQTAIRLVLPGELAKHAVSEGTKAVTKFTSK, encoded by the coding sequence atggTATCAAAGAAACCAATAAAGGCTAAAAAATCAGCAACAGCTGCTCCAGAtgccaaaaaaaaaagaaagaagtCTAGATATGACAGCTATGGACTTTACATCTTTAAAGTTTTGAAACAAGTTCATCCAGATACAggaatttcaaaaaaatctATGAACATCATGAATTCATTCCTTGTTGACACCTTTGAAAAAATAGCAACTGAAGCTTCAAGATTATGTAAATATACAAGAAGAGACACATTATCATCACGTGAAATTCAAACTGCAATAAGATTAGTTTTACCAGGAGAATTAGCAAAACATGCAGTTTCAGAAGGAACAAAAGCTGTTACAAAATTTACTTCTAAGTAA
- a CDS encoding 40S ribosomal protein S4, putative, protein MGKGIKKHLKRVNAPSHWMLNKMGGQYAPKTSSGPHKLIESIPLVILLRNRLKYALTFDEVKLILIQKIVKVDNKIRTDCTFPVGLMDVIHITKSNEYFRLLYDVKGRFVPHRITKEESQYKLCKVKKIILRKGRLPIAITHDGRSIPYIHPEIKVNDTIRLDLETGKVLEFLKFQVGSLVMVTGGHSVGRVGVISSIDKNIGTYDIIHVKDSRNKIFATRLSNVFVIGNNVKPYISLPREKGIKLDIIEERRNRLKALNN, encoded by the exons atg ggaaaaggaataaaaaaacatttaaaaagAGTAAATGCTCCATCTCACTGGATGTTGAATAAAATGGGAGGTCAGTACGCTCCCAAAACTAGTAGTGGGCCACATAAATTAATTGAAAGTATTCCCTTAGTTATTTTGTTAAGAAATAGATTAAAATATGCTTTAACTTTTGATGAAGTGAAACTGATATTAATTCAGAAAATTGTAAAAgttgataataaaataagaactGATTGTACCTTTCCTGTTGGATTAATGGATGTTATCCATATAACTAAATCTAATGAATACTTCAGATTATTATATGATGTTAAAGGAAGATTTGTTCCTCATAGAATTACAAAAGAAGAAAGCCAATATAAATTATGCAAAGTGAAAAAGATAATTCTAAGAAAAGGAAGATTGCCTATTGCTATTACGCATGACGGTAGAAGTATACCATATATACATCCTGAAATTAAAGTAAATGATACCATTAGATTAGACTTAGAAACAGGAAAAGTTTTAGAATTTCTAAAATTTCAAGTTGGTAGTCTGGTCATGGTAACAGGTGGTCACAGTGTTGGAAGAGTTGGTGTTATTTCTTctatagataaaaatataggaaCATATGATATTATTCATGTAAAAGATtcaagaaataaaatatttgctACACGATTAAGTAATGTTTTCGTTATTGGAAACAATGTAAAACCATATATTAGTTTACCAAGGGAGAAAGGTATAAAATTAGATATTATTGAAGAAAGAAGAAACAGATTAAAGgcattaaataattaa
- a CDS encoding calcium/calmodulin-dependent protein kinase, putative — protein MIYHRFQDEIFESKKKRRISDITIQNLNNSSCNLLYQSKNKKKIIKLKNEKIEDYFIIKNFLPICEEFLLKNYKNNFLQAFNEREKIKDVKTKNKEIDDVTDKNEESNYYEKEVSMIVNENSNITSYGGNNLDEKKKLDKNYEKHDRQEVKNKIKLEEKKKNNHNTNLEKDISLSNKIFNKKNNSTNSFNLYENYVRITKKSLKEMDLPFDRAVLLNAIDRRDNCEKIIKIINKKKVLSAFGESWEEMIEYIISLKEHKNLMKIFDIYDDEKNFYIIMEKLYGKELFSFLVYKKQVKESICKYIISQILQAANYLHFNNVIHRDIKPENLMFRNKKRKDRSYEYNYELVLIDYDTCHFINNNHYPNNNRENKYLYSTVNGIISNCIFSPTKNLTNDCAKLYKQDEEDKNVKQFYAKEFNKTKKGENYSEKAYKIVGDRTSIKINEQLNEKIDEKLNKKIDKAICNKNSKTSINRKHIKLVGTYGYIAPEIIKGYGYSILSDMWSIGIIFYILMTGITPLPMCLMINYKNTKEILLKKEKKGINFNLLSFNNYPLAKDLCEKFLQFDPNKRIPNSNIASNHPWLKYFNILKKNFTNFSYEDENNNPHFCINKIIKYNFNGITNNIKNINELKIPNEIDNHVIYPYNKEYCSEYYKEYHNKDSVNVCNSYYNNMHYYIQKKKYNNVYNNLTHCAPFNNNIVLFNQEYIYKNNEHLHKGSNFANYLFYINKFKEDNDIMNNSLCISNKNKNIDIVNGIFHHEDNLYNSINDAAIKKYIEEEKEETKMKDGEGEPIEGCIQMNSMTNVAGNNYNKFIELFESLIEKKKNSILSSSSKFNELILHNNTIQSTDDILNKREFYACAKKSEKYKKNSKKKEKLLNEENNMIEMRKEQNIQTYENCEVRKNNFLSKNEYTVNDVIFDNENEIYCTNHEINLQCTPLKGKKNFYTKNDMQNNIYKLIDNDNHNNYSRNATKNINETYENTNIYEMHNNINYGDNDNYLNTNNNIQYSFHINNSINNNIIGNKQNNNMIMMGVNYNSNKNTLNNNISEFSCINNGYNCLKFYSNSISNRNNLIYENLITNTESCDSFVNQKNQNIYFYNSNCAHINTSNYYITNKFEKTLNPYVNEYYNINDIANSAFQLSNEFNEYEIGAKKKKRKKISAY, from the coding sequence atgatataCCATAGATTTCAAGATGAAATATTTGAGagtaagaaaaaaagaagaataaGCGATATAACTATTCAAAATTTGAATAATTCAAGTTGTAATTTATTGTAtcaaagtaaaaataaaaaaaaaattataaaactaaaaaatgaaaaaatagaagattATTTCATCATTAAGAATTTTTTGCCTATTTGtgaagaatttttattaaaaaattacaaaaataattttttacaagCATTTAatgaaagagaaaaaataaaagatgtaAAAACTAAGAATAAAGAAATAGATGATGTCAccgataaaaatgaagaatccAATTACTACGAAAAAGAGGTATCAATGATagtaaatgaaaatagtaATATTACTTCTTATGGAGGTAATAAtttagatgaaaaaaaaaagttagataaaaattatgaaaaacaTGATAGGCaagaagtaaaaaataaaataaagctcgaagaaaaaaaaaaaaacaatcaTAATACGAACCTAGAAAAAGATATAAGTTTgtctaataaaatatttaacaaaaaaaataactcaACAAactcatttaatttatatgaaaattatgttagaattactaaaaaatcattaaaagAAATGGATCTTCCTTTTGATAGAGCCGTTTTATTAAATGCAATTGATAGAAGAGATAACTgcgaaaaaattataaaaattattaacaaaaaaaaagtattaagtGCATTTGGAGAATCTTGGGAAGAAATGATtgaatatattatttctttaaaagaacacaaaaatttaatgaaaatttttgatatatatgatgatgaaaaaaatttttatataataatggaAAAGTTATACGGAAAAGAactttttagttttttagTTTACAAAAAGCAAGTCAAGGAAAGcatttgtaaatatataattagcCAAATTTTACAGGCTGCtaattatttacattttaataATGTTATTCATAGAGATATTAAACCAGAGAATTTAATGTTTaggaataaaaaaagaaaagatagAAGTTATGAATATAATTATGAATTAGTTCTTATAGATTATGACACATgtcattttattaataataaccATTACCCAAATAATAAtagagaaaataaatatttatattcaaCTGTAAATGGTATTATATCAAATTGTATATTTAGTCCAACTAAAAATTTAACCAACGATTGTGCAAAATTATACAAACAAGATGAGGaagataaaaatgtaaaGCAATTTTATGCAAAAGAATTCAATAAAACGAAAAAAGGTGAAAACTATAGTGAAAAAGCTTATAAAATAGTAGGTGATAGAACaagtataaaaattaatgaacaattaaatgaaaagatAGATGAAaaacttaataaaaaaatagataaagcaatttgtaataaaaatagcaAAACATCAATAAATAgaaaacatataaaattagTTGGTACATATGGATATATTGCTCCAGAAATTATAAAGGGATATGgttattctattttatctGACATGTGGTCAATtggaataattttttatattttgatgACAGGAATTACACCGCTACCTATGTGTTTAATGattaattacaaaaatacaaaagaaatattattaaaaaaagaaaaaaaaggaataaattttaatctattatcatttaataaCTATCCATTAGCAAAAGATTTATGTGAAAAATTCTTGCAATTTGATCCAAATAAAAGAATACCAAATTCCAATATAGCATCAAATCATCCATggttaaaatatttcaatattttaaaaaaaaattttaccaATTTTTCATACgaagatgaaaataataaccCTCATTTTTGtatcaataaaataataaagtataattttaatgggattacaaataatataaaaaatataaatgaactAAAAATTCCAAATGAAATAGATAATCATGTGATTTATCCATATAATAAGGAATATTGCAGTGAGTATTATAAGGAATATCATAATAAAGATAGTGTAAATGTTTGTAATTCTTACTATAATAATATgcattattatattcaaaaaaaaaaatacaataatgtatataataatttaaccCATTGTGCaccttttaataataatattgttttattcaatcaagaatatatttataaaaataatgaacaCCTACATAAAGGAAGCAATTTTGcgaattatttattttatataaacaaattTAAGGAAGATAATGACATTATGAATAATTCCTTATgtatttcaaataaaaataagaatattgATATTGTTAATGGAATATTTCATCATGaagataatttatataattccaTTAACGATGCtgcaataaaaaaatatatagaagaagaaaaagaagaaacaaaaatgaaagaTGGAGAAGGGGAACCAATAGAAGGTTGTATACAAATGAATTCAATGACCAATGTTGCAGGAAATAACTACAATAAGTTTATAGAGTTATTTGAAagtttaatagaaaaaaaaaaaaatagcattCTTTCTTCAAGTAGTAAATTCAACGAACTAATTTTACATAATAATACTATACAGAGCACAGATGATATTTTAAACAAAAGAGAATTTTATGCATGTGCTAAAAAAAGtgagaaatataaaaaaaatagtaaaaaaaaagaaaaactattaaatgaagaaaataatatgataGAAATGCGTAAGGAACAAAATATACAAACATATGAAAATTGTGAAGTaagaaaaaacaattttttatctaaaaatgAGTATACAGTAAATGATGTAATATttgataatgaaaatgaaatatattgtACAAACCATGAAATTAATTTACAATGCACACCTCTAAaaggtaaaaaaaatttttacacaaaaaatgatatgcaaaataatatatataaattaattgatAACGATAATcataataattattctaGAAATGctacaaaaaatattaatgaaactTATGAAAATACTAATATATATGAGATGCATAATAACATAAATTACGGCGATAACGATAATTATTTGAATACGAATAATAACATTCAATACAGTTTTCATATTAATAATTCTATAAATAACAATATTATTGGTAATAagcaaaataataatatgattATGATGGGTGTTAATTataattctaataaaaataccttaaataataatatatcgGAGTTTTCATGCATTAATAATGGATATAATTGTTTGAAGTTTTATAGTAATTCTATATCAAACAGAAATAacttaatatatgaaaatttaattacaaaCACTGAATCATGTGATTCTTTTGTCAATCagaaaaatcaaaatatttatttttataatagtaATTGTGCGCATATAAATACATCTAACTATTATATTACgaataaatttgaaaaaaccTTAAATCCATATGTGaatgaatattataatataaatgatatagCTAATTCTGCATTTCAATTATCTAATGAATTTAATGAATATGAAATAggtgcaaaaaaaaaaaaaagaaaaaagatatcggcatattaa
- the PTEX88 gene encoding translocon component PTEX88, putative, whose product MVCFLFFLIIFFDLIKCGYKVEHTGSVALTSQFNSIVDIKLIGENGTFNLELSNLIRFPVYCIPFSCVDYNSKSSKKPIYFIKHEFKNYVFLYKNNVKLMPITFDDKDYISGLASNNGILLMITDIDIYRIYTKKNKIKLLDIKLNKNFEIRKNDEMFFSSIVSDTIENQFFIVSSIRENYYVLHVKYNEKDNYIEVLNAIDSIDGQSMKVLNGIAVVDNRLYITENAENIIRFTLDRENNSAFPEKIFSYTNGNKIISLSASTRYDQGLNEYTDFLIVNSKKIFSGIPSSESCLDLLKINKNNLDIFNIVDLYSKDINFFYFNIYDAHIFIDDQYEPKGLVNTLSDKANFLKYNKNKEKEIKKKQESNKYVLKIIWTNDYNCTINKGFVDIRKYHLDENNEKKLPFIHITNQYAFAPYITSISHCSKKDSIFKAVCYYDTVNNYVSLLNEPTEYNTEFKGNFHFDGFKDYIAFDYKSISDVHIITYPLNNTVYVHFDKKYLTINLPHPFGISIDKSNSTDGRVVVYITGNDDKKNYINKCIIKKLEKEYDCYNVYTKKKEYNELYQHISFITYEVEGEEMTHIYVSNNKKTIYRLNKKDNKWIFSIWFTLDDPSQRIGPISTSLNYFFVTKKALKNLIATYPNSKMLLKFKDAKKGDLYITDDKHIFLTTSHTVIFCTNNDSYGRNSGSIIHFYASILKEKYYQSFGVNNIVLNISNNSQFNYYLN is encoded by the coding sequence taattattttctttgatTTGATTAAATGTGGGTATAAAGTAGAACATACTGGAAGTGTTGCTTTGACAAGTCAGTTTAATAGTATTGTAGATATAAAACTAATAGGGGAAAATGGCACATTTAATTTAGAATTAAGTAACCTTATAAGATTTCCAGTATACTGTATTCCATTTAGTTGTGTTGACTATAATTCTAAGAGTAGCAAAAAGCCAATATACTTTATTAAGCATGAATTcaaaaattatgtttttttgtataaaaacAATGTCAAGCTGATGCCCATTACATTTGATGATAAAGATTATATTTCTGGATTAGCATCGAATAATGGTATTCTTTTAATGATAACTGATATAGATATTTATAGAATTTATactaaaaagaataaaattaaacTTTTAGATATtaaattgaataaaaattttgaaattcGCAAAAATGATGAGATGTTCTTTTCTAGTATAGTGTCAGATACAATTGAaaatcaattttttattgtatctTCTATTAGAGAAAATTATTATGTTTTACatgtaaaatataatgaaaaagataattatatAGAAGTATTAAATGCAATAGATAGTATAGATGGCCAATCTATGAAAGTTCTTAATGGAATAGCTGTGGTAGATAATCGTTTATATATAACTGAAAATGcagaaaatattattagaTTCACTCTTGATAGAGAAAACAATAGTGCGTTTCcagaaaaaatattcagTTATACTAatggaaataaaataattagcTTAAGCGCTAGTACTCGTTATGATCAAGGACTTAATGAATATACAGACTTTTTAATAGTCAATtcaaagaaaattttttcagGTATTCCATCTTCTGAAAGTTGCttagatttattaaaaataaataaaaataatcttgatatttttaatatagtaGATTTATATAGTAAggatataaattttttctactttaatatttatgatGCTCACATATTTATTGATGATCAATATGAGCCAAAGGGATTAGTAAATACCTTAAGTGATAAGGCTAATTTTTTgaagtataataaaaacaaggAAAAAGAGATAAAGAAGAAACAAGAATCcaataaatatgtattaaaGATAATTTGGACAAATGATTATAATTGCACAATTAATAAAGGTTTTGTAGATATAAGAAAATATCATttagatgaaaataatgaaaaaaaactaCCTTTTATTCATATAACAAATCAATATGCATTTGCTCCATATATTACATCTATAAGTCATTGTTCAAAAAAAGATTCAATTTTTAAAGCTGTTTGTTATTACGATACTGTAAATAATTACGTGAGTCTTTTAAATGAACCTACAGAATATAATACTGAATTTAAAggaaattttcattttgatGGATTTAAAGATTATATAGCATTTGATTACAAATCAATATCAGATGTGCATATAATAACATATCCACTTAACAATACAGTATATGTgcattttgataaaaaatatttaacaaTTAATTTACCACATCCATTTGGCATATCAATAGATAAAAGTAATAGTACTGATGGAAGAGTTGTAGTATATATAACAGGAAATGATGATAAAAAGaattacataaataaatgtattataaaaaagttaGAAAAAGAATATGATTGCTATAATGtttacactaaaaaaaaagaatataatgaattatatCAGCATATATCTTTTATCACATATGAAGTTGAAGGAGAAGAAATGACACATATCTATgtatcaaataataaaaaaactatatatagattaaataaaaaagataataaatgGATATTTAGTATTTGGTTTACGTTAGATGATCCATCACAGCGTATTGGCCCAATATCAACatcattaaattatttttttgtaacaAAAAAAGcactaaaaaatttaattgcAACTTATCCTAATTcaaaaatgttattaaaatttaaagatgCTAAAAAAGGAGATTTATATATAACTGATGATAAACATATCTTTTTGACTACATCGCATACTGTTATATTTTGCACTAATAATGATTCATATGGACGTAACAGCGGATCAATTATTCATTTCTATGCTtcaatattaaaagaaaaatattaccAATCATTTGGTGTGAATAATATTgtattaaatatatcaaataattctcaatttaattattatttgaattaa
- the H4 gene encoding histone H4, putative, which translates to MSGRGKGGKGLGKGGAKRHRKILRDNIQGITKPAIRRLARRGGVKRISGLIYEEIRGVLKVFLENVIKDSIMYTEHAKRKTVTAMDIVYSLKRQGRTLYGFGG; encoded by the coding sequence ATGTCAGGAAGAGGTAAGGGAGGAAAAGGATTGGGAAAAGGAGGCGCAAAGAGAcatagaaaaattttaagagaTAACATTCAAGGTATTACAAAACCAGCAATCAGACGTTTAGCAAGAAGAGGTGGAGTTAAGCGTATTTCTGGTTTAATATATGAAGAGATAAGAGGTGTTTTGAAAgtatttttagaaaatgtAATAAAGGATTCAATTATGTATACTGAGCAcgcaaaaagaaaaacagtTACTGCTATGGATATTGTATATTCATTGAAAAGACAAGGAAGAACATTATATGGTTTTGGAGGTTAA